One genomic segment of Pseudomonas sp. p1(2021b) includes these proteins:
- a CDS encoding LysR family transcriptional regulator, which produces MDIDQARTFLEIVRCGSLVAAAERLFVSQTAITARVQRLEQQLGCQLFVRSRNGASLTSDGEAFVIYANQMVQTWEAARRDLPLPQGCRQVLHVGGEVSLANPMMLDWVSALHHELPSHAIRSEVSDGESLLRKVEMGLLDAALVYQPTYGPGLQVEQLMEEKLIRVRRVGHPDPYIYIDWGEAFRRQHDAALPDCARPALSFNLGPLALQFILDQGGSGYFRTRVVQAYLERGVVERVPQAPEFTYPTFLVYARKRDSEALQQAFSVLRRLVAAGDSDWSQRWDPVI; this is translated from the coding sequence ATGGATATCGATCAGGCCCGTACCTTCCTGGAAATCGTGCGCTGCGGCAGCCTGGTCGCCGCCGCCGAACGCCTGTTCGTGTCGCAGACGGCAATCACCGCAAGGGTGCAGCGCCTGGAGCAGCAACTGGGCTGCCAGTTGTTCGTGCGCAGCCGCAACGGCGCCAGCTTGACCAGCGATGGCGAGGCCTTCGTGATCTACGCCAACCAGATGGTGCAGACCTGGGAAGCAGCGCGCCGCGACCTGCCGCTGCCCCAGGGCTGCCGGCAAGTGCTGCACGTAGGCGGCGAAGTGAGCCTGGCCAACCCGATGATGCTCGACTGGGTCAGCGCGCTGCACCATGAACTGCCCAGCCATGCCATTCGCAGCGAAGTGAGCGACGGCGAGTCATTGCTGCGCAAGGTGGAGATGGGCCTGCTCGACGCTGCGCTGGTGTACCAGCCGACCTACGGCCCTGGGTTGCAGGTGGAGCAGTTGATGGAGGAAAAGCTGATCCGCGTGCGCCGGGTCGGCCACCCCGACCCTTACATCTACATCGACTGGGGCGAGGCCTTCCGCCGCCAGCACGACGCGGCCCTGCCCGACTGCGCGCGCCCGGCACTGAGCTTCAACCTCGGCCCGCTGGCGCTGCAGTTCATCCTCGACCAGGGCGGCAGCGGCTACTTCCGCACCCGGGTGGTGCAGGCCTACCTGGAGCGCGGGGTGGTCGAGCGGGTGCCGCAGGCGCCGGAGTTCACCTACCCGACCTTCCTGGTCTATGCCCGCAAGCGTGACAGCGAAGCCCTGCAACAGGCCTTCAGCGTGCTGCGCCGGCTGGTGGCAGCCGGCGACAGCGATTGGTCACAGCGCTGGGACCCGGTTATCTGA
- a CDS encoding propionyl-CoA synthetase produces the protein MTYQHSYAHSIADPAAFWAEQADHLAWYRKPSLTLQDNPDGTHRWFADGRLNSCYLALDHQIEQGRGEQVALIYDSPVTGVQQTFTYNQLRDEVARLAGLLRQLGVSKGDGVIIYMPMVPQAAMAMLACARIGAVHSVVFGGFAANELALRIDDARPALLLTASCGLEFDRVIEYKPLVDRALQLARHQPRHVLVLQRPQARASLQPGRDLDWHAALAGVEPVPPVELEAGDPLYIMYTSGTTGKPKGIVRENGGNAVALCYAMRHVYGMQAGDVWWGISDVGWVVGHSLIVYGPLMSGCTTVFYEGKPIRTPDASAYWRVVEQYKVNGLFCAPTAMRAIRKEDPEGELIRRHDLSSLRQLFLAGEKLDSSTHQWLERVSGKAVHDHWWQTETGWPVTAPCAGLEGSAARPGSSNRAVPGYHVQVLDDEGRPLGPNQQGAIVIALPLPPGCSQTLWGDHARYLQAYLQSYPGYYHTGDGGYLDEDGFVYIMGRTDDVINVSGHRLSTGEMEDLVARHPAVAECAVIGVHDQIKGQVPLALVVLKDGEGVTEQQLQAELVANVREQIGALACFNQVRLVKRLPKTRSGKILRAVLRKIADGQDYVPPSTLDDPAVLGEIEGVLADLPRAG, from the coding sequence ATGACCTACCAGCACAGCTACGCCCATTCCATCGCCGACCCCGCCGCCTTCTGGGCCGAACAGGCCGACCACCTGGCCTGGTACCGCAAGCCCTCGCTGACCCTGCAGGACAACCCCGACGGTACCCACCGCTGGTTCGCCGATGGCCGCCTGAACAGCTGCTACCTGGCCCTGGATCACCAGATCGAGCAAGGTCGGGGCGAGCAGGTGGCGCTGATCTACGACTCGCCCGTGACCGGCGTGCAACAGACGTTCACCTACAACCAGTTGCGCGACGAAGTGGCACGCCTGGCAGGTCTGCTGCGACAGCTGGGTGTGAGCAAGGGGGATGGCGTGATCATCTACATGCCCATGGTGCCCCAGGCGGCCATGGCCATGCTGGCCTGTGCACGGATCGGTGCGGTGCATTCGGTGGTGTTCGGCGGCTTTGCTGCCAACGAGCTGGCCTTGCGTATCGACGATGCCCGGCCCGCGCTGCTGCTCACCGCGTCCTGCGGGCTGGAGTTCGACCGGGTGATCGAATACAAGCCGCTGGTCGACCGCGCGCTGCAACTGGCCAGGCACCAGCCGCGCCACGTGCTGGTGCTGCAGCGCCCCCAGGCGCGTGCCAGCTTGCAGCCAGGGCGCGACCTGGACTGGCACGCGGCGTTGGCCGGTGTCGAGCCGGTGCCGCCGGTGGAACTGGAGGCTGGTGACCCGCTGTACATCATGTACACCTCCGGCACCACCGGCAAACCCAAGGGCATCGTGCGCGAGAACGGCGGCAATGCCGTCGCGCTGTGCTATGCCATGCGCCATGTCTACGGAATGCAGGCCGGTGACGTGTGGTGGGGGATTTCCGACGTGGGCTGGGTGGTCGGCCATTCGCTGATCGTCTACGGGCCGCTGATGAGCGGCTGCACCACGGTCTTCTACGAAGGCAAGCCGATCCGCACGCCGGACGCATCGGCCTACTGGCGCGTGGTGGAGCAGTACAAGGTCAACGGCCTGTTCTGTGCGCCCACCGCCATGCGCGCGATCCGCAAGGAAGACCCAGAAGGTGAGCTCATCCGCCGCCACGACCTGAGCTCGCTGCGCCAGCTGTTCCTGGCTGGGGAGAAGCTCGACTCCAGTACCCATCAATGGCTGGAGCGTGTCAGCGGCAAGGCGGTACACGACCATTGGTGGCAAACCGAAACCGGCTGGCCGGTCACCGCACCTTGCGCAGGTCTGGAAGGCAGCGCAGCGCGCCCGGGGTCGAGCAACCGCGCGGTGCCGGGTTACCACGTGCAGGTGCTCGACGACGAAGGCCGACCACTGGGGCCGAACCAGCAGGGCGCCATCGTCATTGCGCTGCCCTTGCCGCCAGGTTGCAGCCAGACCTTGTGGGGTGACCATGCGCGCTATCTGCAGGCCTATCTACAGAGCTATCCGGGCTACTACCACACCGGCGACGGTGGCTACCTGGACGAGGATGGCTTCGTCTACATCATGGGGCGCACCGACGATGTGATCAACGTCTCCGGCCATCGCCTGTCCACCGGTGAGATGGAGGACCTGGTGGCGCGCCACCCGGCGGTGGCCGAGTGCGCGGTGATCGGCGTGCATGACCAGATCAAGGGCCAGGTGCCCTTGGCGCTGGTGGTGCTCAAGGATGGCGAGGGTGTCACCGAGCAGCAATTGCAGGCCGAGCTGGTGGCCAACGTGCGTGAGCAGATCGGCGCGCTGGCTTGCTTCAACCAGGTGCGCCTCGTTAAACGCCTGCCCAAGACTCGCTCGGGCAAGATCCTGCGGGCCGTATTGCGCAAGATTGCCGACGGGCAGGACTACGTGCCGCCGTCGACCCTGGACGACCCGGCAGTGCTGGGAGAAATCGAAGGCGTGCTGGCGGACTTGCCCCGGGCAGGATGA
- a CDS encoding aldehyde dehydrogenase family protein, with the protein MRYAHPGTEGAKITFKSRYGNYIGGEFVPPVKGEYFTNTSPVNGQPIAEFPRSTAEDIDKALDAAHAAADAWGRTSVQDRSNVLLRIADRIEQNLEILAITETWDNGKPIRETLNADIPLAVDHFRYFAGCIRAQEGGAAEINENTVAYHIHEPLGVVGQIIPWNFPLLMAAWKLAPALAAGNCVVLKPAEQTPLGITVLLELIGDLLPKGVLNVVQGFGREAGEALATSKRIAKIAFTGSTPVGSHIMKCAAENIIPSTVELGGKSPNVYFEDIMQAEPAFIDKAAEGMVLAFFNQGEVCTCPSRALVQESIYDEFMQVVMKKVLQIKRGDPLDTDTMVGAQASQQQFEKILSYLEIAQKEGAELLTGGKVEKLEGSLATGYYIQPTLLKGNNRMRVFQEEIFGPVVSVTTFKDEAEALAIANDTEFGLGAGVWTRDINRAYRMGRGIKAGRVWTNCYHLYPAHAAFGGYKKSGVGRETHKMMLDHYQQTKNLLVSYDINPLGFF; encoded by the coding sequence ATGCGTTACGCACATCCGGGTACCGAAGGCGCGAAAATCACCTTCAAGAGCCGCTACGGCAACTACATCGGCGGTGAGTTCGTTCCTCCGGTCAAGGGTGAATACTTCACCAACACCTCGCCGGTGAACGGCCAGCCGATCGCCGAATTCCCCCGTTCCACCGCCGAGGACATCGACAAGGCCCTCGACGCCGCCCACGCCGCCGCCGATGCCTGGGGCCGCACCTCGGTGCAAGACCGCTCGAATGTGCTGCTGCGCATCGCCGACCGCATCGAACAGAACCTGGAAATCCTGGCCATCACCGAGACCTGGGACAACGGCAAGCCGATCCGTGAAACCCTCAACGCCGACATCCCTCTGGCCGTGGACCACTTCCGCTACTTCGCCGGCTGCATCCGCGCCCAGGAAGGCGGCGCCGCCGAGATCAACGAAAACACCGTGGCCTACCACATCCACGAGCCGCTGGGCGTGGTCGGGCAGATCATCCCGTGGAACTTCCCGCTGTTGATGGCCGCCTGGAAGCTGGCCCCGGCCCTGGCCGCCGGCAACTGCGTGGTGCTCAAGCCTGCCGAGCAGACCCCGCTGGGCATCACCGTGCTGCTCGAGCTGATCGGCGACCTGCTGCCCAAGGGCGTGCTCAACGTGGTGCAAGGCTTCGGCCGCGAGGCCGGCGAGGCCCTGGCCACCAGCAAGCGCATCGCCAAGATCGCCTTCACCGGCTCCACGCCAGTGGGCTCGCACATCATGAAATGCGCCGCCGAGAACATCATCCCGTCCACCGTGGAGCTGGGCGGCAAGTCGCCGAACGTGTACTTCGAGGACATCATGCAGGCCGAGCCGGCCTTCATCGACAAGGCCGCCGAAGGCATGGTGCTGGCGTTCTTCAACCAGGGCGAGGTGTGCACCTGCCCATCGCGTGCGCTGGTCCAGGAGTCGATCTACGACGAATTCATGCAGGTGGTGATGAAGAAGGTCCTGCAGATCAAGCGCGGCGACCCGCTGGACACCGACACCATGGTTGGCGCCCAGGCCTCGCAGCAACAGTTCGAGAAAATCCTCTCCTACCTGGAGATCGCCCAGAAGGAAGGCGCCGAGCTGCTGACCGGGGGCAAGGTGGAGAAACTCGAAGGCAGCTTGGCCACCGGCTATTACATCCAGCCGACCCTGCTCAAGGGCAACAACCGCATGCGCGTGTTCCAGGAGGAGATCTTCGGCCCGGTGGTCAGCGTCACCACCTTCAAGGACGAGGCCGAGGCCCTGGCCATCGCCAACGACACCGAGTTCGGCCTCGGCGCAGGCGTCTGGACCCGTGACATCAACCGCGCCTACCGCATGGGCCGCGGCATCAAGGCCGGCCGCGTATGGACCAACTGCTACCACCTGTACCCGGCCCATGCCGCGTTCGGGGGCTACAAGAAATCCGGCGTGGGCCGTGAGACGCACAAGATGATGCTCGACCACTACCAGCAGACCAAGAACCTGCTGGTGAGCTACGACATCAATCCGTTGGGCTTCTTCTAA
- a CDS encoding DUF465 domain-containing protein translates to MPVSHDLYQDLHYPREIVQQRRQQDKELDRLLDEYMDIDNQVLAAEAISAGNVSDDDLHRLKERRLAVKYMIERQLERHNK, encoded by the coding sequence ATGCCAGTTTCCCATGACCTCTACCAGGACCTTCACTACCCCCGCGAAATCGTCCAGCAGCGGCGCCAACAGGACAAGGAGCTGGACCGGTTGCTGGATGAATACATGGACATCGACAACCAGGTGCTGGCCGCCGAAGCGATCTCGGCTGGCAATGTCAGTGACGATGACCTGCATCGGCTCAAGGAGCGCCGCCTGGCGGTGAAGTACATGATCGAGCGGCAGTTGGAGCGCCACAACAAATAG
- a CDS encoding M14-type cytosolic carboxypeptidase has translation MTVTLSPLHIDCDFDSGNIQVLDTSDPTRVHLAIRPDTHSGHFQWFHFKASGLTPGQTHRFSLDNAHQSSYKNAWAGYHAVASYDQQTWFRVPSQFDGKALSFEFAAQQEQAWFAYFEPYPRARHNQLIERARQLPGVELLACGRSVQGRDIPLLRAGDGAAGKRKIWLIAQQHPGEHMAEWFMEGVIDRLHANDGTVQALLAEADLYLIPNMNPDGAFLGHLRTNFKGKDLNRAWQDASVEFSPEVFFAQSQMKQYGVDAFIDVHGDEEIPHVFTAACEGNPGYTPRLAKLEEQFRSTLCSVTPDFQTVHGYTRDEPGQANMTLACNAVGQAYDCLSLTLEMPFKDHDDAPNPVTGWSGERSKALAGAVLETLGKMVKDLR, from the coding sequence ATGACCGTGACGCTGTCCCCGCTGCACATCGACTGCGATTTCGATTCCGGCAACATTCAGGTACTGGACACCAGCGACCCGACCCGGGTGCACCTGGCCATCCGTCCCGACACCCATAGCGGCCACTTCCAGTGGTTCCACTTCAAGGCCAGCGGCCTGACACCAGGCCAGACCCACCGCTTCAGCCTGGACAACGCCCATCAGTCCTCCTACAAGAATGCCTGGGCCGGCTACCACGCCGTGGCCTCCTACGACCAGCAGACCTGGTTCCGCGTACCCAGCCAGTTCGACGGCAAGGCGCTGAGCTTCGAATTCGCAGCACAGCAGGAACAGGCCTGGTTCGCCTATTTCGAACCCTACCCGCGCGCACGCCACAATCAATTGATCGAACGCGCCAGGCAATTGCCCGGCGTCGAATTGCTGGCCTGCGGGCGCAGTGTGCAAGGTCGCGATATCCCACTGCTGCGTGCAGGCGATGGCGCAGCCGGCAAGCGCAAGATCTGGCTGATCGCCCAGCAGCACCCAGGCGAGCACATGGCCGAGTGGTTCATGGAGGGCGTGATCGACCGCCTGCACGCCAATGATGGTACCGTCCAGGCGCTGCTGGCCGAGGCCGACCTGTACCTGATCCCCAACATGAACCCCGACGGCGCCTTCCTGGGCCACCTGCGCACCAACTTCAAGGGCAAGGACCTCAACCGCGCCTGGCAAGACGCCAGTGTCGAGTTCAGCCCCGAGGTGTTCTTCGCCCAATCGCAGATGAAGCAGTACGGGGTGGATGCCTTCATCGACGTCCATGGCGACGAGGAAATCCCCCATGTGTTCACCGCCGCCTGCGAGGGTAACCCCGGCTACACCCCGCGCCTGGCGAAGCTCGAGGAGCAGTTCCGCAGCACGCTGTGCAGCGTGACGCCAGACTTCCAGACCGTGCACGGCTATACCCGCGACGAACCGGGCCAGGCCAACATGACCTTGGCGTGCAACGCCGTGGGCCAGGCTTATGACTGCCTGTCACTGACCTTGGAAATGCCGTTCAAGGACCATGACGATGCGCCCAACCCCGTCACCGGGTGGTCGGGTGAACGCTCCAAGGCGCTGGCAGGTGCTGTACTGGAGACCTTGGGGAAGATGGTCAAGGATCTGCGCTGA
- a CDS encoding DUF4880 domain-containing protein, whose product MPRLLLPVEQGTSVLHSAAEGALLHRLKRLPRRVQQVFLLSRLDRLGFADIAEHLDLSLLAIERHMNQALQVTCASGDALACIAGQWYVRLQSPQATASERIDFRRWLDAAPEHLRAFHDTELRWRSLLAPARQLGHDGWYRHGRAALSLGGCSIAVGLGAAALLVLGLYPL is encoded by the coding sequence ATGCCCCGTCTGCTATTGCCCGTTGAACAGGGCACTTCCGTCCTCCACTCTGCCGCCGAAGGCGCCCTGCTCCATCGGCTCAAGCGCCTGCCGCGTCGCGTGCAGCAAGTCTTCCTGCTCAGCCGCCTCGACCGGCTCGGCTTCGCCGATATCGCCGAACACCTTGATTTGTCCCTGCTGGCGATAGAACGTCACATGAACCAGGCGCTGCAGGTTACGTGCGCTTCAGGCGATGCCCTGGCCTGCATCGCTGGCCAATGGTACGTACGCTTGCAAAGCCCGCAAGCCACCGCCAGCGAACGCATCGACTTCCGCCGCTGGCTGGATGCCGCCCCCGAGCACCTGCGCGCTTTCCACGACACCGAACTGCGCTGGCGCAGCCTGCTCGCCCCGGCTCGCCAGCTGGGCCATGACGGCTGGTACCGGCATGGCCGGGCGGCGCTGTCGCTGGGTGGGTGTTCGATTGCCGTCGGCCTCGGTGCCGCTGCGCTCCTCGTACTGGGCCTCTATCCCTTGTAG
- a CDS encoding LexA family protein has protein sequence MENWNEFLARYKREHGLNQLELAERLGMTQGGVGHWLRGTRRPTLATINEKLEKLGLVYLKAQVMVVERGLLREPPGVYAPERSLSSEALRYASFRFPVLAWADLQGALPDAVEATEQTDYMPAGNAFWLPVENDSMNAASGMSVPQGMLILVDTGLEPVPGKLVIARQPGKAAVLRQLIEEGGERMLRPLNTRYPTVLCEDGCEFLGVVVRVHGKF, from the coding sequence ATGGAAAACTGGAATGAATTTCTCGCGCGCTACAAGCGTGAACATGGCCTTAACCAACTGGAACTCGCCGAACGCCTCGGGATGACCCAAGGCGGCGTGGGCCACTGGTTACGTGGCACCCGCAGGCCTACCTTGGCGACCATCAATGAAAAATTGGAAAAGCTCGGGCTGGTCTATCTCAAAGCCCAGGTCATGGTGGTAGAGCGTGGCCTGTTGCGTGAGCCCCCGGGCGTCTATGCGCCAGAGCGCTCCCTTTCATCCGAGGCGCTGCGTTATGCCAGTTTCCGCTTTCCGGTCCTGGCCTGGGCGGACCTGCAAGGGGCTTTGCCTGACGCTGTCGAAGCGACCGAACAGACCGACTACATGCCGGCCGGCAATGCATTCTGGCTGCCTGTTGAAAACGATTCGATGAACGCGGCAAGCGGAATGAGTGTGCCCCAGGGCATGCTCATTCTGGTGGATACGGGCCTCGAGCCGGTGCCCGGCAAGCTGGTGATTGCCCGGCAGCCGGGCAAGGCGGCGGTACTCAGGCAACTAATCGAGGAGGGCGGAGAGCGCATGCTCAGGCCCCTGAATACGCGGTATCCGACCGTTCTGTGTGAGGACGGGTGCGAGTTTCTTGGGGTGGTCGTGCGGGTGCACGGTAAGTTCTAG
- a CDS encoding acetyl/propionyl/methylcrotonyl-CoA carboxylase subunit alpha yields MSRPTLTTLLVANRGEIACRVMRTAKAMGLTTVAVHSATDRDARHSREADIRIDLGGTKAAESYLVIDKLLAAVKASGAQAIHPGYGFLSENAGFARAIEQAGLIFLGPPASAIDAMGSKSAAKALMEAAGVPLVPGYHGEAQDLDTFRAAAERIGYPVLLKASAGGGGKGMKVVEDESQLADALASAQREAQSSFGDARMLVEKYVLKPRHVEIQVFADQHGNCLYLNERDCSIQRRHQKVVEEAPAPGLSPELRKAMGEAAVRAAQAIGYVGAGTVEFLLDARGEFFFMEMNTRLQVEHPVTEAITGLDLVAWQIRVACGEPLPITQDQVPLIGHAIEVRLYAEDPANEFLPATGTLALYRESAPGEGRRVDSGVSEGDVVSPFYDPMLGKLIAWGQDREQARLRLLAMLDEFAIGGLKTNIAFLRRILAHPAFAAAELDTGFIPRHQAELLPAPNALPATFWQAAAEAWLQGNPAHQRHDDPASPWARRDGLRLGVAARSSLHLVSSGQDQAVALEHNAPSTWHLDGEQLCHDVDGVRRRYLAIRRDGTLYLQWDGEMHAVSAFDPIAEAEASHSHQGGLGAPMNGSIVRVLVEPGQVVETGTALVVLEAMKMEHSIRAPHGGTVKALFCQEGDMVSEGTVLVELAD; encoded by the coding sequence ATGAGCCGCCCTACCCTGACCACCCTGCTGGTCGCCAACCGCGGCGAGATCGCCTGCCGGGTCATGCGCACCGCCAAGGCCATGGGCCTGACCACCGTGGCCGTGCACAGCGCCACCGACCGTGACGCCCGCCACAGCCGCGAAGCCGACATCCGCATCGACCTGGGCGGCACCAAGGCTGCCGAGAGCTACCTGGTGATCGACAAGCTGCTGGCGGCAGTCAAGGCCAGCGGCGCCCAGGCCATCCACCCAGGCTATGGCTTCCTCTCCGAGAACGCAGGCTTCGCCCGTGCCATCGAACAGGCCGGGCTGATCTTCCTCGGCCCGCCTGCCAGCGCCATCGATGCCATGGGCAGCAAGTCGGCAGCCAAGGCGCTGATGGAAGCTGCAGGCGTGCCGCTGGTACCGGGCTACCACGGTGAAGCCCAGGACCTGGACACCTTCCGCGCCGCCGCCGAGCGCATCGGCTACCCGGTGCTGCTCAAGGCCAGCGCCGGCGGTGGCGGCAAGGGCATGAAGGTGGTCGAGGACGAAAGCCAGTTGGCCGACGCCCTGGCCTCGGCGCAGCGTGAGGCGCAGTCGTCGTTCGGCGATGCGCGCATGCTGGTGGAAAAGTACGTGCTCAAACCGCGCCATGTGGAGATCCAGGTGTTCGCCGACCAACACGGCAACTGCCTGTACCTCAACGAGCGCGACTGCTCGATCCAGCGCCGCCACCAGAAGGTGGTCGAGGAAGCCCCGGCCCCAGGGTTGTCCCCTGAGCTACGCAAGGCCATGGGCGAGGCTGCCGTGCGCGCCGCCCAGGCCATCGGCTACGTCGGGGCAGGCACCGTCGAGTTCCTGCTCGATGCCCGCGGCGAGTTCTTCTTCATGGAAATGAACACGCGCCTGCAGGTGGAGCACCCGGTCACCGAGGCCATCACCGGCCTGGACCTGGTGGCCTGGCAGATCCGCGTGGCCTGCGGCGAGCCGCTGCCGATCACCCAGGACCAAGTGCCGCTGATCGGCCATGCCATCGAGGTGCGCCTGTACGCGGAAGACCCGGCCAACGAGTTCCTGCCTGCCACCGGCACCCTGGCGCTGTACCGCGAGTCGGCACCCGGCGAGGGCCGCCGGGTGGACAGCGGCGTCAGCGAGGGCGATGTGGTCTCGCCCTTCTACGACCCGATGCTGGGCAAGCTGATCGCCTGGGGCCAGGACCGCGAGCAAGCCCGCCTGCGCCTGCTGGCCATGCTCGACGAATTCGCCATCGGCGGATTGAAGACCAACATCGCCTTCCTGCGCCGTATCCTGGCCCACCCAGCCTTTGCCGCCGCGGAACTGGATACTGGTTTCATCCCGCGCCACCAGGCCGAATTGCTGCCTGCACCGAACGCACTACCGGCGACGTTCTGGCAAGCGGCCGCGGAAGCCTGGCTGCAAGGGAACCCAGCGCACCAGCGTCACGACGACCCCGCCTCGCCCTGGGCCCGACGCGACGGCCTGCGCCTGGGCGTGGCAGCACGCAGCAGCCTGCATCTGGTCAGCAGCGGGCAGGACCAGGCGGTCGCGTTGGAACACAATGCGCCGTCGACCTGGCACCTGGACGGCGAACAGCTGTGCCACGATGTGGATGGCGTGCGCCGTCGTTACCTGGCCATCCGCCGTGATGGCACCCTGTACCTGCAATGGGACGGGGAAATGCATGCAGTGAGCGCCTTCGACCCCATCGCCGAAGCCGAAGCGAGCCACAGCCACCAGGGCGGCCTGGGCGCACCCATGAACGGCAGCATCGTACGGGTGTTGGTCGAGCCAGGTCAGGTGGTCGAGACCGGTACCGCGCTGGTGGTGCTGGAGGCGATGAAAATGGAGCACAGCATCCGCGCGCCTCACGGCGGCACGGTCAAGGCCCTGTTCTGCCAGGAGGGGGATATGGTCAGCGAGGGCACGGTGCTGGTGGAACTGGCCGACTGA
- a CDS encoding gamma-carboxygeranoyl-CoA hydratase codes for MSDFSTLEVIKDPRGFATLWLSREDKNNAFNAQMIRELIVALDRLAEDASLRFVLLRGRGRHFSAGADLAWMQQSAQLDFNTNLDDAHELGELMYALHRLKAPTLAVVQGAAFGGALGLISCCDMAIGAEDAQLCLSEVRIGLAPAVISPFVVKAIGERAARRYALTAERFSGLRARELGLLAEVYPAAELDAQVEAWVDNLLQNSPQALRATKDLLREVDDGELSPALRRYCENTIARIRVSPEGQEGLRAFLEKRRPAWQDNKEPRP; via the coding sequence ATGAGCGATTTCAGCACCCTGGAAGTGATCAAGGACCCTCGCGGCTTCGCCACCCTGTGGCTGAGCCGCGAAGACAAGAACAACGCCTTCAACGCGCAGATGATCCGCGAGCTGATCGTCGCCCTCGACCGGCTCGCCGAGGATGCCAGCCTGCGTTTCGTGCTGCTGCGCGGCCGTGGCCGGCACTTCAGCGCCGGCGCCGACCTGGCCTGGATGCAGCAGTCGGCGCAGCTGGACTTCAACACCAACCTGGACGATGCCCATGAACTGGGCGAACTGATGTACGCCCTGCACCGCCTCAAGGCGCCGACCCTGGCCGTGGTGCAAGGCGCGGCCTTCGGCGGTGCCCTGGGCCTGATCAGCTGCTGCGACATGGCCATCGGTGCCGAGGATGCCCAGCTGTGCCTGTCGGAAGTGCGCATCGGCCTGGCCCCGGCGGTGATCAGCCCGTTCGTGGTCAAGGCCATCGGCGAGCGCGCCGCGCGGCGCTACGCGCTGACCGCCGAACGCTTCAGCGGCCTGCGTGCCCGCGAGCTGGGCCTGCTGGCCGAGGTCTACCCGGCCGCCGAACTCGATGCCCAAGTCGAGGCCTGGGTGGACAACCTGCTGCAGAACAGCCCCCAGGCCCTGCGCGCCACCAAGGACCTGCTGCGCGAGGTGGACGACGGCGAGCTGAGCCCGGCGCTGCGCCGCTACTGCGAGAACACCATCGCCCGCATCCGCGTCAGCCCCGAAGGCCAGGAGGGCCTGCGCGCCTTCCTGGAAAAACGCCGCCCCGCCTGGCAAGACAACAAGGAGCCGCGCCCATGA